A window of the Methanoregula sp. genome harbors these coding sequences:
- a CDS encoding cobalt-precorrin-7 (C(5))-methyltransferase gives MKIVGVGCGPGMLTEEAMVRIAAAMTIYGSDRAIGIARPHIQPGCVVRTIDDFKSLHTLPEDAVILSTGDPMLAGLGYLSGDVTPGVSSLQVAAARLHIPLSRIAVVVAHGRGHEKGMQETLEEVQRGKIVYLLADPKFDVGELYRRLLVLDCRPLRIAVCENLGYPDERVDKGEIAAPPVPKADLYSLVVGNF, from the coding sequence ATGAAAATTGTTGGTGTCGGCTGTGGGCCCGGGATGCTCACGGAAGAGGCGATGGTCCGAATCGCAGCGGCAATGACGATCTATGGCTCTGACCGGGCAATCGGGATCGCACGACCGCATATCCAGCCGGGGTGCGTGGTCAGGACCATCGATGATTTCAAGTCTCTTCATACGCTGCCCGAAGATGCTGTTATCCTTTCAACCGGTGATCCCATGCTTGCCGGTCTCGGGTACCTTTCCGGTGACGTAACCCCGGGTGTATCTTCACTTCAAGTGGCCGCGGCCCGGCTGCACATACCCCTCTCCCGCATAGCGGTAGTTGTTGCGCATGGCAGGGGTCATGAAAAGGGTATGCAGGAAACGCTTGAGGAAGTGCAGCGGGGAAAAATTGTCTATCTCCTTGCCGACCCGAAATTCGATGTCGGAGAATTGTATCGTCGCTTGTTGGTTCTGGACTGCCGTCCGCTTCGGATAGCGGTCTGTGAGAACTTAGGATATCCTGATGAGCGCGTTGATAAAGGAGAAATCGCAGCGCCACCCGTACCAAAAGCGGATCTCTACTCGCTGGTCGTTGGAAATTTTTAA
- the cobJ gene encoding precorrin-3B C(17)-methyltransferase has translation MPSHTEKKGSLAIVGLGPGRREYMTARALKAIARADYVIGNASYLEPLEPLLAGKNVIRSSMGKEVERAQQAIDLAKIHVVAIVSGGDAGVYGMASIVLEVLEHSGIEIDVEVIPGVTAANAGASTLGSPLSGDFAVISLSDLLTPLEVIEQRLEAVFSVGIPVVLYNPRSRGRPYNFAVAIEHARKYLPPETPVALVKNALRDKDEEKIVTMLKDIEQVMDQVDMHTTVFIGGNESRIWRMGNNVKGIITPRGYHRKYVY, from the coding sequence TTGCCATCGCACACTGAAAAAAAGGGAAGTCTTGCCATTGTCGGTCTCGGACCTGGCAGGAGGGAATACATGACCGCCCGGGCACTTAAGGCGATTGCCCGGGCTGATTACGTGATCGGCAATGCCTCCTACCTCGAGCCGCTTGAACCGCTGCTTGCCGGAAAGAATGTGATCCGGAGCTCAATGGGAAAAGAGGTGGAACGGGCACAGCAGGCCATTGACCTTGCAAAAATCCATGTTGTTGCCATCGTATCCGGCGGCGATGCTGGTGTATACGGCATGGCCAGTATCGTGCTCGAAGTACTCGAGCATAGCGGCATCGAGATCGATGTGGAAGTCATACCGGGAGTTACAGCAGCAAATGCCGGGGCATCGACCCTCGGTTCGCCGCTCTCCGGCGATTTTGCAGTGATCAGCCTTTCAGACCTGTTAACCCCGCTTGAAGTGATCGAGCAGCGCCTCGAAGCGGTCTTCTCGGTCGGCATACCGGTCGTCCTCTACAACCCGAGGAGCCGGGGCAGGCCGTACAACTTTGCCGTAGCAATAGAGCACGCCCGGAAATATCTCCCGCCCGAGACCCCCGTGGCACTCGTAAAGAATGCCCTGCGGGACAAAGATGAAGAGAAGATTGTCACTATGCTCAAAGACATTGAGCAGGTAATGGACCAGGTTGACATGCACACGACCGTGTTCATTGGCGGGAACGAGAGCAGGATATGGAGGATGGGAAACAATGTCAAAGGAATCATCACACCACGCGGATACCACCGCAAGTACGTATATTGA
- the mutL gene encoding DNA mismatch repair endonuclease MutL yields the protein MSSKETPPVIHVLDPSTVNKIAAGEVVERPASVVKELVENAIDAGARTIRIDLSASDGRINSIRITDDGCGMSPQDAALAFVPHATSKITDIKDLDVIRTLGFRGEALASIAAVSRVTLVTKLHGSGTVAGTRMVVAGGTVTETIGIGAPEGTSILVEDLFFNTPARKKFLKSVNTELAHIHTIMEGVCFSHPEISFRLFYNNREQMVTDRSTRPLDTIARLFGTDTAEHLIPVDASVPIMKLAGHISRPALSRKDAARMLVSINGRFISSSLINGAVRAGYGTLLAKDRFPVAFLSLQIDIGLVDVNVHPTKKLVRISREKEVTEIIKKAISDALLSHDLIPAVESPAQSPISLPDYPDSKPARQYIPAGPEPSGVCESTHAGTIDSDERLRQTELVTGLTPVPSHLPAMEVIGEFGGIYILARTVTDELMLIDQHAAHERILYEQVIARSRSGPVSQELISPVIIHCTPREASLLRDLLPSLAQEGFVLEEFGKTSFLVRAVPVVLGRMEDTAVIDEIISDLVGSNVSRSVNNREKLTRIIACRGAIKAGTVCTHEQCQRIINQLRLTQNPFTCPHGRPTIIRFSRADLDAMFKRT from the coding sequence ATGAGCAGCAAAGAGACCCCCCCGGTTATCCATGTCCTTGACCCGTCAACGGTTAACAAGATCGCGGCCGGAGAAGTAGTGGAGCGCCCGGCATCTGTGGTCAAGGAGCTGGTCGAGAATGCCATCGATGCCGGGGCCCGCACTATCCGCATAGATCTCTCTGCATCGGATGGCAGAATCAACTCCATACGTATCACTGATGACGGGTGTGGCATGTCACCTCAGGATGCTGCACTTGCATTTGTACCGCACGCGACCAGCAAGATCACCGATATCAAAGATCTCGATGTCATTCGGACCCTTGGTTTCCGTGGCGAAGCCCTCGCCAGTATTGCCGCAGTGTCCCGCGTGACGCTGGTCACCAAGCTCCACGGTTCGGGAACTGTTGCCGGCACAAGAATGGTAGTTGCTGGGGGTACGGTAACTGAAACGATAGGTATTGGAGCTCCGGAAGGTACCAGCATCCTTGTTGAAGATCTTTTTTTCAATACCCCGGCCCGGAAAAAATTCTTGAAAAGCGTCAACACGGAACTTGCTCATATCCACACGATCATGGAAGGAGTCTGTTTTTCCCATCCGGAAATATCATTCCGTCTCTTTTACAACAACCGTGAACAGATGGTGACCGATCGTTCAACGCGCCCTCTCGATACAATCGCCCGCTTGTTTGGTACGGACACGGCAGAGCACCTCATCCCGGTCGATGCATCGGTTCCTATTATGAAGTTGGCCGGACATATTTCGCGCCCGGCTCTGTCCCGAAAGGATGCTGCGCGGATGCTGGTATCCATCAACGGGCGCTTTATCTCCTCCTCCCTCATCAACGGGGCCGTCCGGGCCGGCTATGGCACCCTTCTTGCCAAAGACCGGTTCCCGGTTGCATTCCTCTCGTTGCAGATCGATATCGGGCTTGTGGATGTGAACGTCCACCCGACAAAAAAACTGGTGCGTATTTCCCGGGAAAAAGAGGTTACCGAAATAATAAAAAAAGCAATATCGGACGCCTTGCTCAGTCATGACCTGATCCCGGCAGTAGAATCCCCTGCTCAGTCACCGATATCTCTCCCGGATTACCCGGATAGTAAACCGGCCCGGCAATACATCCCGGCGGGTCCGGAACCCTCTGGCGTCTGTGAATCTACACATGCGGGAACCATTGACTCCGATGAACGTCTCCGCCAGACAGAGCTCGTGACCGGGCTCACCCCGGTACCGTCCCATCTCCCTGCAATGGAAGTCATCGGAGAGTTTGGCGGGATCTATATCCTCGCCCGCACCGTAACCGATGAACTGATGCTCATCGACCAGCACGCTGCCCATGAACGCATTCTCTATGAACAGGTGATCGCCCGTTCACGGTCCGGTCCCGTGTCCCAGGAACTCATCTCCCCGGTGATCATCCATTGCACTCCAAGAGAAGCATCCCTCCTGCGGGACCTTCTCCCGTCCCTGGCACAGGAGGGATTTGTGCTGGAAGAATTCGGCAAAACCTCCTTCCTTGTACGAGCGGTGCCGGTGGTACTCGGCAGGATGGAAGATACCGCAGTTATTGATGAGATCATCAGCGATCTGGTCGGCAGTAATGTTTCGCGTTCGGTGAACAACCGGGAAAAACTTACCCGGATTATCGCATGCCGTGGTGCGATCAAGGCTGGTACGGTATGTACCCATGAACAATGCCAACGCATCATCAATCAGCTGAGGCTTACGCAGAATCCATTTACCTGTCCGCATGGCAGGCCAACGATCATAAGGTTCAGCAGGGCAGATCTCGATGCGATGTTCAAGCGTACCTAG
- a CDS encoding precorrin-8X methylmutase, translated as MSKESSHHADTTASTYIDPGADTKEGYAISQKSRALARKMVGNATVEDRIRQRCSIAVGDFSMADLLRFSNDPIPAALKALEAGAPIITDIRMVQVGIQKKGHTSEVCCALDYGADIVKERGITRSSAGFIALKDRLPGSIVVIGNAPSALLMLCDFVKEGIRPAAIIGTPVGFVNAAESKEVLRTTNIPSISNEGTRGGTPVAVAAINECITIFIEGSKV; from the coding sequence ATGTCAAAGGAATCATCACACCACGCGGATACCACCGCAAGTACGTATATTGATCCGGGCGCCGATACAAAGGAAGGCTATGCGATCTCGCAAAAATCCCGGGCGCTCGCCCGAAAGATGGTGGGAAACGCAACCGTGGAAGACCGGATTCGCCAGCGGTGCTCCATAGCGGTTGGCGATTTTTCCATGGCGGACCTTCTCCGGTTCAGCAACGACCCCATCCCCGCTGCACTCAAAGCTCTTGAGGCGGGTGCGCCGATAATCACTGATATCCGCATGGTACAGGTAGGTATCCAGAAGAAAGGGCATACGAGCGAAGTCTGCTGTGCGCTCGATTATGGAGCGGATATTGTGAAAGAACGGGGCATTACCCGAAGTTCCGCGGGGTTCATTGCCCTGAAAGACCGCCTTCCTGGTTCCATAGTTGTTATCGGCAATGCGCCGTCAGCCCTGCTCATGCTCTGTGACTTTGTCAAAGAGGGCATCCGCCCGGCAGCCATTATCGGGACCCCGGTCGGGTTTGTCAATGCAGCCGAGTCCAAAGAAGTCCTGCGGACAACCAATATCCCGTCCATATCCAATGAAGGAACCCGGGGCGGTACGCCGGTTGCCGTAGCTGCGATCAATGAGTGCATCACTATCTTTATCGAAGGCTCAAAGGTATGA
- the cbiG gene encoding cobalt-precorrin 5A hydrolase, with translation MTETVVIALARFMPEAERIAGFLHAPCHEYTPDIFSKHFSSARRIVALMSMGIVVRKIAPLLSDKWTDPAIVVISPDLRHAIPLLGGHHGANALAKELGALGILPVITTATEATGRDSVEAIAERYGCDIVNRDSTRQVNAAMLDADVPVHAVQSPGIVIAGPGVSLLVKKGEYTLGVGCRKGVNSEEVIDAIQEALSSAGITKEDVLVYATTVKKFNEIGLTDAITALSGNLIFLDDETINAQTGTSPSKATRLGLLGVAEPCALAVAKRKTLVMGKKVYGRVTVAIAH, from the coding sequence ATGACCGAGACTGTTGTCATTGCACTTGCCCGTTTCATGCCGGAAGCAGAACGGATTGCTGGGTTCTTACATGCCCCATGTCATGAATATACTCCGGATATCTTTTCCAAACATTTTTCCAGTGCCCGCAGGATCGTTGCCCTGATGTCGATGGGTATTGTAGTGCGGAAGATCGCCCCGTTACTCTCGGACAAATGGACGGATCCGGCCATTGTGGTCATCAGCCCGGATCTCCGGCATGCAATCCCGCTGCTCGGTGGCCATCATGGGGCAAATGCACTCGCAAAGGAGTTAGGCGCACTGGGCATACTGCCCGTGATTACGACTGCCACCGAAGCAACGGGCCGGGATTCTGTTGAAGCGATTGCAGAACGGTATGGATGCGATATTGTAAACCGCGACTCCACCCGGCAGGTGAATGCAGCGATGCTGGATGCTGACGTCCCTGTGCATGCAGTGCAGAGTCCCGGCATTGTGATCGCCGGTCCCGGTGTTTCCCTGCTGGTAAAAAAAGGTGAATACACCCTTGGCGTGGGTTGCCGGAAAGGGGTCAATTCTGAAGAAGTGATCGACGCGATACAGGAAGCGCTCTCATCTGCCGGCATCACAAAAGAGGATGTGCTGGTCTATGCAACCACGGTAAAAAAGTTCAACGAGATCGGGCTCACCGATGCAATCACGGCACTTTCTGGCAATTTAATATTCCTTGACGATGAAACAATAAACGCCCAGACAGGAACGTCTCCCTCCAAAGCCACCCGACTCGGGCTTTTGGGAGTTGCAGAACCCTGTGCGCTTGCCGTTGCAAAGAGAAAAACGCTGGTCATGGGAAAGAAAGTTTACGGGAGAGTTACCGTTGCCATCGCACACTGA
- a CDS encoding cobalt-precorrin-5B (C(1))-methyltransferase: MRDPVTGFEYPGAWVERCNVPAQLLLAEQGLAVLTSSGTVLRRGFTTGTTAAAACKAAVLSLSGAIITSVTIHIPCGLTVKVPADAYAGKSSCKKYAGDYPSDLTAGLNFVAEAFPVPEGTYFLLGDGIGRFSRDTPRYRKGDPAISPAPLACIHASIQEAVEELGLYGIRVILHVPHGAEVGKKTLNPRVGVEGGISILGTTGLVEPWDDHLEESVCGRVSAAQNPVITTGRIGLRYARLLFPDREVILVGGKIGAALDAAQGEIILCGLPALILRHINPGILEGTGFSTVEEFAASPAFLPVMRTTLAGFKKERPNVHVMLVDRNGVVIGESL, translated from the coding sequence ATGAGAGATCCGGTCACCGGTTTTGAATATCCTGGCGCATGGGTGGAACGGTGTAACGTCCCGGCACAACTCCTGCTCGCAGAGCAGGGCCTTGCAGTCCTCACATCTTCAGGAACCGTGCTCAGGCGCGGGTTTACCACCGGCACCACCGCTGCTGCAGCATGCAAGGCGGCAGTCCTCTCCCTTTCCGGTGCGATAATCACTTCCGTCACCATTCACATTCCCTGCGGGCTTACCGTAAAAGTACCGGCGGATGCCTATGCAGGAAAATCATCGTGTAAAAAATATGCCGGGGATTATCCATCTGACCTGACTGCCGGCCTGAATTTTGTGGCTGAAGCATTTCCCGTTCCCGAAGGCACCTACTTCCTGCTGGGTGATGGTATCGGCAGGTTTTCCCGTGACACACCCCGTTACCGGAAAGGAGATCCCGCAATCAGCCCGGCACCTCTTGCCTGCATACATGCATCGATACAGGAAGCGGTTGAAGAGTTGGGGCTTTACGGAATCAGGGTGATACTCCATGTCCCTCACGGTGCAGAAGTGGGTAAAAAAACCTTAAACCCCCGCGTAGGCGTGGAAGGCGGGATCTCGATTCTCGGTACCACGGGACTGGTCGAACCGTGGGACGATCATCTTGAGGAATCAGTCTGTGGCCGGGTATCTGCTGCCCAAAACCCGGTAATTACAACCGGGCGTATCGGGCTCCGGTATGCCCGGCTGCTCTTTCCGGACCGGGAAGTAATCCTTGTTGGCGGCAAGATAGGCGCTGCCCTTGATGCAGCGCAGGGAGAGATTATTCTCTGCGGGTTACCGGCCCTGATTCTCCGCCATATCAATCCGGGGATACTGGAAGGCACCGGGTTTTCAACTGTTGAAGAGTTTGCCGCTTCTCCCGCATTCCTGCCCGTAATGCGGACAACACTTGCCGGTTTTAAAAAAGAGCGACCCAATGTTCATGTTATGCTCGTAGACCGGAATGGTGTGGTAATCGGGGAGAGTCTATGA
- a CDS encoding A/G-specific adenine glycosylase: MRSIKPVQQTTPEEDDCIFSQKFDTVTGISEFQLMVLDYYHQHGRTMAWRNTTDPYNILVSEIMLQQTQVERVMIKYPEFLAAFPDFATLAQAPLANILAVWQGMGYNRRAISLQKCAQRVMNEFGGVIPADADTLATFPGIGRATASSICAFAFNMPVVFIETNIRRVFIHFFFSDAASVSDAEILPLVERAVYRDNPRIWYWALMDLGALLKKIVANPNRRSAHYTKQSPFEGSDRRIRGRIIALLLGTPHLTMHEIVAASREDPDRIFRIITTLENEGFIRCLQNRYSLVS, encoded by the coding sequence ATGAGATCCATAAAACCTGTTCAACAGACAACCCCGGAAGAGGATGATTGCATATTTTCCCAGAAATTTGATACGGTTACGGGAATTTCAGAGTTCCAACTGATGGTACTTGACTATTACCACCAGCATGGCCGCACAATGGCGTGGCGCAATACCACTGATCCTTACAATATCCTGGTCTCTGAGATTATGCTCCAGCAGACGCAGGTGGAGCGTGTTATGATAAAATACCCGGAATTTCTCGCAGCCTTTCCTGATTTTGCTACGCTCGCACAAGCCCCGCTGGCAAATATCCTTGCAGTATGGCAGGGTATGGGATATAACCGGCGGGCGATATCCCTCCAGAAATGTGCACAACGGGTGATGAATGAATTCGGCGGAGTGATACCGGCAGATGCTGATACGCTTGCGACGTTTCCCGGCATTGGCAGGGCAACCGCTTCATCGATCTGCGCATTTGCTTTCAATATGCCGGTCGTATTCATTGAGACCAATATCCGCAGAGTGTTCATCCACTTCTTTTTTTCTGATGCTGCATCCGTGAGCGATGCGGAAATACTCCCGCTTGTTGAGAGGGCTGTATATCGTGATAATCCCCGGATATGGTACTGGGCACTGATGGACCTCGGTGCCTTGCTTAAAAAAATTGTTGCAAATCCAAACCGGAGGAGCGCCCATTACACAAAACAGTCCCCCTTTGAAGGATCGGACCGGAGGATCCGTGGCAGGATTATTGCATTACTCTTAGGAACCCCCCATCTTACAATGCATGAAATTGTGGCTGCATCCAGAGAGGATCCAGACCGGATTTTTCGGATTATCACGACACTGGAAAACGAGGGTTTCATCCGCTGCCTGCAAAACCGTTATTCCCTTGTTTCCTGA
- the mutS gene encoding DNA mismatch repair protein MutS, which translates to MVRESPQAEPDDALAGPRLTPVMRQYRELKEKFADTVLLFRIGDFYETFEEDAKIISRELEIVLTSRSKIGDNPIPLAGVPYHAIDGYIAKLISKGYKVAICDQVEDPKTAKGIVKREIVRVITPGTVIDSSMLSSSAATYLMAICPDDRKKSWGIALLDISTGEFFVTTIDQDDHHQNLLSEIARYHPAECILPFTVTEDLKDRIQERGVLVSRVPDAQFDEERANRLLTSHFRVSSLAGYGCDGEPAAIGAAGAALAYAQETQYSPLPHISSMSQRTSAQSMMLDAITLRNLEVMESIRGGSKGATLFSSVNLTKTPMGSRLLSRHLTRPLTDINTINNRLDAVEYLAGHTAERLSLRSHLTRVADIERIAARIAYGNAGPRDLLALADSLRTLPELRKPLAEHADKNPPRLLQEALEQIRDLPETIDLIQRAIVDEPPVIARNGGVIRRGYSPALDEITVVLHSGKDWIVELQANERELTGIKSLKIGYNRIFGYYIDITKPNLHLVPAHYERKQTTATGERYTLPALREKETLITNADERVLALERELYTSLIETLQKQVDALQSIAAGIATLDVAAALAEVAQTRDYVRPQLNDGDAIMIRDGRHPVVEQGVAGGFVPNDTELSGSQTQIMIITGANMAGKSTYMRTVALCCIMAQAGSFVPARHAGIGILDRVFTRVGAFDDLASGQSTFFVEMLELANILNNFTSRSLVILDEIGRGTSTVDGCSIAKAVLEFLHGKTTTGPKTLFATHFHELIAMEEQLKRVKNYHFAVKETKEEVVFLRKLIPGATDKSYGIHVARLAGIPKKVTERAEVLLSDSMNRAVPAGTRPQRYTQILLVDDRAESPIPAEHPTLRALARINPDEMTPMQALAKIAELKKTLDRNTTP; encoded by the coding sequence ATGGTCCGTGAGTCTCCACAGGCAGAACCCGATGATGCACTGGCAGGTCCCCGCCTAACCCCGGTAATGCGACAGTACCGTGAGCTCAAGGAAAAATTTGCAGATACCGTCCTCCTGTTTCGTATCGGTGATTTTTATGAAACCTTTGAAGAAGATGCAAAGATCATTTCCCGGGAACTGGAGATCGTGCTCACATCCCGGTCAAAGATCGGTGACAATCCCATTCCGCTTGCCGGGGTACCCTATCACGCGATTGATGGTTATATTGCAAAGCTGATCAGCAAAGGTTACAAGGTAGCAATCTGCGATCAGGTCGAAGATCCCAAAACGGCAAAAGGGATCGTAAAGCGGGAGATTGTGCGGGTGATTACTCCCGGCACGGTAATCGATTCATCCATGCTATCCTCATCCGCAGCCACGTACCTGATGGCCATCTGTCCTGACGACCGGAAAAAATCGTGGGGGATTGCGCTTCTCGATATATCAACCGGAGAATTTTTTGTCACCACCATTGACCAGGACGACCATCACCAGAACCTCCTGTCAGAAATAGCCCGGTATCATCCGGCAGAATGCATCCTGCCATTCACAGTAACGGAGGATTTGAAAGACAGGATACAGGAGCGCGGGGTTCTGGTCTCGCGGGTGCCGGATGCACAATTTGATGAGGAACGGGCAAACCGTCTCTTAACATCCCACTTCCGCGTGAGTTCGCTGGCCGGGTATGGGTGTGACGGTGAACCGGCTGCGATAGGTGCTGCCGGCGCAGCGCTTGCCTATGCACAGGAGACCCAGTACTCCCCGCTCCCCCATATCTCCAGCATGTCACAGCGCACATCAGCCCAGAGCATGATGCTTGATGCCATCACCCTGCGCAATCTCGAAGTGATGGAGAGCATTCGCGGGGGATCAAAAGGCGCAACCCTCTTCTCCAGCGTAAATCTCACAAAAACCCCGATGGGCAGCCGGCTCTTAAGCCGTCATCTCACCCGCCCGCTCACCGACATTAACACGATCAATAACCGCCTCGATGCGGTCGAATATCTTGCAGGACATACCGCAGAACGGCTTTCCCTTCGTTCTCATCTCACCCGTGTCGCGGATATTGAACGGATTGCCGCCCGTATTGCATACGGCAATGCCGGGCCACGGGATCTCCTCGCCCTTGCAGATTCTCTCCGGACGCTGCCGGAGCTCAGGAAACCATTAGCGGAACACGCTGACAAAAACCCGCCCCGGTTGTTGCAGGAAGCGCTCGAACAGATCCGGGATCTTCCGGAGACCATTGATCTTATACAGAGAGCAATCGTTGACGAACCCCCGGTAATCGCCCGCAATGGCGGCGTGATCCGGCGTGGCTATTCCCCGGCGCTCGATGAGATCACTGTTGTCCTGCATTCCGGCAAGGACTGGATTGTTGAACTGCAGGCAAACGAACGGGAGCTGACGGGTATCAAATCATTGAAAATCGGGTACAACCGGATCTTTGGCTATTACATCGATATCACCAAGCCCAACCTGCACCTTGTTCCGGCGCATTATGAACGCAAACAGACCACGGCGACCGGTGAACGGTACACGCTTCCCGCACTCCGGGAGAAAGAGACCCTCATCACGAATGCCGATGAGCGGGTACTTGCGCTCGAACGGGAGCTCTATACCTCTCTTATAGAAACCCTGCAGAAACAGGTTGATGCCCTCCAGTCAATTGCCGCAGGTATCGCAACACTCGATGTTGCTGCAGCGCTGGCCGAAGTTGCCCAGACCCGGGACTATGTGCGCCCGCAGCTCAATGACGGTGACGCGATCATGATCCGTGACGGGCGTCACCCGGTGGTTGAGCAGGGCGTTGCGGGAGGATTTGTCCCCAATGATACCGAACTTTCGGGCAGCCAGACCCAGATCATGATCATCACCGGGGCCAACATGGCAGGCAAGTCCACATATATGCGCACGGTCGCCCTCTGCTGCATCATGGCACAGGCCGGGAGTTTTGTCCCCGCCCGCCACGCCGGCATCGGCATCCTTGACCGGGTTTTCACGCGGGTGGGGGCATTTGACGACCTCGCAAGCGGGCAGAGTACCTTTTTTGTCGAGATGCTCGAACTGGCAAATATCCTCAACAATTTCACTTCCAGAAGCCTGGTGATTCTCGATGAGATCGGCAGAGGAACGAGCACGGTGGACGGCTGCTCGATTGCAAAAGCGGTGCTGGAATTCCTGCACGGAAAGACAACGACCGGACCCAAGACGCTTTTTGCCACGCACTTCCACGAGCTGATCGCCATGGAAGAGCAGCTCAAACGGGTGAAAAATTATCATTTTGCCGTTAAGGAAACCAAAGAAGAAGTGGTCTTTTTACGAAAACTCATCCCCGGCGCTACGGACAAGAGTTATGGTATCCACGTTGCCCGGCTGGCAGGAATACCAAAAAAAGTAACCGAACGGGCAGAAGTGCTCCTGTCTGACAGCATGAACCGGGCCGTGCCTGCCGGCACCCGTCCCCAGCGCTATACGCAGATCCTCCTTGTCGATGACCGTGCGGAAAGTCCCATTCCTGCCGAACACCCCACACTCCGGGCACTTGCCCGGATCAACCCGGATGAGATGACGCCCATGCAGGCTCTCGCAAAGATTGCCGAACTGAAAAAGACGCTGGACCGGAATACCACGCCATGA
- the pseI gene encoding pseudaminic acid synthase, translating into MDFSINAKRIGHGHRVYIIAELSANHNQDFNEAVKLIYAAKEAGADAVKIQTYTPDTLTIECNNEYFRIGKGTQWEGKNLHDLYGEAYTPWEWQPKLQKIALAAGLHFFSTPFDPSSVDFLQQMDVPVYKIASFEIVDIPLIQRIARVGKPIIMSTGMASLEEIEEAVEAIRHEGNDQIALLKCTSAYPALPDDMNLKTIPDMAAKFNVPAGISDHTLGTTIPIAAVALGACIVEKHFTLSRNTPGPDSSFSLEPQEFKTMVDSIRVIERALGSITYTATEHEIASRVFRRSLFVVEDIAEGEVFTQKNIRSIRPGYGLLPKHLHNILGRRAKKSICRGTPLHWDLIQ; encoded by the coding sequence ATGGATTTCTCCATAAATGCAAAAAGGATTGGCCATGGACATCGTGTGTATATCATCGCCGAGCTTTCTGCCAACCACAACCAGGACTTCAATGAAGCGGTGAAGCTGATCTATGCTGCAAAAGAAGCAGGTGCCGATGCAGTAAAAATCCAGACCTATACACCGGATACCCTGACGATCGAGTGCAACAATGAATATTTCCGGATCGGTAAAGGGACCCAGTGGGAAGGAAAAAATCTGCATGACCTGTACGGTGAAGCCTATACTCCCTGGGAATGGCAACCAAAACTCCAGAAAATTGCACTAGCGGCAGGTCTCCATTTTTTCTCCACACCTTTCGATCCCTCTTCCGTTGACTTCCTCCAGCAGATGGATGTCCCGGTATACAAAATTGCTTCTTTTGAGATTGTCGATATCCCGCTTATACAGAGGATTGCCCGGGTAGGTAAGCCGATCATCATGTCAACCGGTATGGCATCACTTGAAGAAATTGAAGAAGCGGTTGAAGCCATCCGGCATGAGGGTAATGATCAGATAGCACTCCTGAAATGCACAAGTGCATACCCCGCCCTCCCGGATGACATGAATCTGAAGACCATTCCTGATATGGCAGCAAAATTTAATGTACCTGCAGGGATCTCCGATCACACTTTGGGTACTACGATTCCCATCGCAGCCGTTGCTCTCGGGGCTTGCATTGTGGAGAAACACTTCACCCTGTCACGGAATACCCCCGGGCCTGACAGCAGTTTCTCGCTCGAGCCACAGGAATTCAAAACAATGGTTGATTCAATCCGTGTGATCGAGAGAGCATTAGGCAGTATAACTTATACCGCGACCGAACACGAAATTGCAAGCAGGGTTTTCCGGAGATCATTGTTTGTAGTTGAAGATATTGCAGAGGGGGAAGTGTTTACCCAGAAGAATATACGATCCATTCGTCCAGGATACGGGCTCTTGCCAAAACATCTTCATAATATTCTTGGAAGACGAGCGAAAAAGAGTATTTGTAGGGGAACTCCGTTGCACTGGGATCTCATACAGTAA